One candidate division KSB1 bacterium genomic region harbors:
- a CDS encoding gliding-motility protein MglA, giving the protein MFINHGLQEINLKIVFYGPGLGGKTTNLEHIYKQLDPTVRGDLVTLKTKEERTLYFDFMQLELGRVKGFKPRFNLYTVPGQVYYNYSRKIILKGVDGVVFVADSQKRRMGDNLDSLLDLEKNLIEFGHSLESFPWIIQYNKRDLPNLESIGMMQSKLNFFGVPYAEAAAVNGMGVIETLKKIITEVISKIDVLV; this is encoded by the coding sequence ATGTTCATTAATCATGGTTTACAAGAAATAAACCTCAAGATCGTTTTCTATGGACCTGGGTTGGGGGGGAAAACAACTAATTTAGAACATATTTACAAACAACTTGATCCAACCGTCCGGGGCGATTTAGTTACTTTAAAAACGAAAGAGGAACGGACTTTATATTTTGATTTCATGCAGCTTGAATTGGGCCGTGTCAAAGGATTCAAGCCAAGATTTAACCTCTATACGGTGCCCGGACAGGTTTACTATAATTATAGCCGAAAGATTATTTTGAAAGGCGTGGATGGAGTTGTTTTCGTTGCAGATTCTCAAAAAAGGCGCATGGGCGACAACCTAGACTCTCTTCTCGATTTAGAAAAAAATCTCATCGAATTTGGACACTCCCTTGAAAGCTTTCCCTGGATTATTCAATACAATAAAAGAGATTTACCGAATTTAGAATCGATTGGAATGATGCAGTCAAAACTTAACTTCTTTGGCGTTCCTTATGCCGAAGCAGCGGCTGTTAACGGAATGGGTGTAATTGAAACGCTGAAGAAAATTATCACTGAAGTTATTTCCAAAATAGATGTTTTAGTTTGA
- a CDS encoding arginase family protein produces MQKIVWLTITSTIVFQMHAFAQTTNPLNVVLVQNPYTGDRASPEKSGGPAALATGGIEKMLNEMGVTVQIRPEVKLTAEEEKTYGKWSKFGMSNGHLGKMVAEELRKDSFVVGLLGNCSSLSGMLAGLQHSGPTRRPLRVGLVFIDAHGDFNTPETTLSGMLGGMPVAVAAGHCLTRMRLQSGLDPALPEKYIVLAGVRDTDPLEQERIDNSLIEMVSVDDIRNLSDNLHRQMQRLSKLTDLIYIHIDMDVLDPQEVLGHPLTVPDGPTSKELGAALELMFKYEKSAALGIASYPYSADPELISLNATYNLVEGAVRGILSRSTK; encoded by the coding sequence ATGCAAAAGATAGTATGGTTAACAATTACATCAACCATAGTGTTCCAAATGCATGCTTTCGCACAAACCACGAACCCACTCAACGTTGTGCTCGTTCAAAACCCATACACCGGAGACCGCGCCTCACCGGAAAAATCGGGAGGACCGGCAGCATTGGCCACCGGCGGCATTGAAAAAATGCTCAACGAAATGGGCGTAACCGTGCAAATTCGGCCAGAAGTCAAGTTGACGGCGGAAGAGGAAAAAACATACGGAAAATGGAGTAAGTTCGGTATGTCCAATGGCCATCTTGGTAAAATGGTAGCTGAGGAATTAAGGAAGGATTCGTTTGTGGTAGGACTACTGGGCAACTGCAGCTCCTTAAGTGGCATGCTTGCCGGACTGCAGCATTCCGGACCAACCAGACGGCCCCTCAGGGTCGGGTTAGTCTTTATCGACGCCCACGGAGATTTCAATACCCCCGAAACCACGTTAAGTGGCATGCTGGGCGGTATGCCGGTCGCTGTCGCTGCAGGGCACTGTCTCACCCGCATGCGCCTGCAGTCCGGCCTGGATCCGGCCCTCCCTGAGAAATATATCGTTTTGGCGGGTGTTCGAGACACGGACCCGCTCGAACAGGAACGCATCGACAATTCGCTTATCGAAATGGTTTCGGTTGACGATATCCGCAATTTGTCTGATAACCTGCACCGGCAGATGCAGCGCCTGAGCAAACTAACGGACTTGATTTACATCCACATCGATATGGATGTTCTCGACCCGCAAGAAGTTCTGGGACATCCGCTGACGGTGCCAGACGGGCCCACCAGCAAGGAGCTGGGCGCCGCTTTAGAATTGATGTTTAAATATGAGAAATCCGCGGCGCTCGGAATTGCGTCTTATCCTTACAGCGCCGACCCGGAACTGATTTCTTTGAATGCGACTTATAATCTGGTCGAGGGTGCGGTGCGGGGGATTCTATCACGGAGTACCAAATAG
- a CDS encoding metallophosphoesterase family protein: MKYAIISDIHGNLEALESVLAEIEKEGVDSILCLGDVVGYGPNPNECVDIIRERTEVTLAGNHDYAPIGKLDVSYFNLWARSAIEWTADKLTRSSVDFLMDLPLKIDLDGFTIVHATPRNPEEWDYINTIGDAALNFPEFSSQICFIGHSHVPMAVHLNEQSDHPLVSKKNPLKIKKNCRYIINVGSVGQPRDLNPKASFSIYDNKTKVYENFRVGYAVAETQRKIRNTKLPEFLAERLGEGQ, encoded by the coding sequence TTGAAATACGCAATAATTTCCGACATTCATGGTAATTTAGAGGCTCTTGAAAGCGTTTTAGCTGAAATTGAAAAAGAGGGGGTTGACTCGATACTTTGTTTGGGGGATGTGGTCGGCTACGGTCCCAATCCAAATGAATGTGTCGATATCATTCGAGAGCGGACGGAGGTCACTCTGGCAGGAAACCATGACTATGCACCCATTGGGAAACTCGATGTTAGCTATTTCAATCTTTGGGCTCGGAGCGCGATCGAGTGGACAGCTGATAAGCTGACACGATCGTCAGTCGATTTTTTGATGGATTTGCCGCTAAAGATTGACTTGGACGGTTTTACCATTGTTCATGCTACGCCCCGGAATCCTGAGGAGTGGGACTATATTAACACGATTGGTGACGCTGCATTGAATTTTCCTGAATTTAGCAGCCAAATTTGTTTTATAGGTCATTCTCATGTCCCAATGGCTGTCCATCTAAATGAACAAAGCGATCATCCTCTCGTTTCCAAAAAAAATCCCTTGAAAATTAAAAAAAACTGCAGGTATATTATCAATGTTGGGAGTGTTGGACAGCCGAGGGATCTTAATCCAAAGGCATCTTTTTCAATCTACGACAACAAAACCAAGGTTTATGAAAATTTTCGTGTTGGATACGCAGTTGCTGAAACGCAAAGAAAAATCAGGAATACGAAATTGCCTGAATTCTTAGCCGAAAGGTTGGGAGAGGGGCAATGA
- a CDS encoding roadblock/LC7 domain-containing protein — MESINKGNCAQLILSEDIYNGVAKILDKLAANTGAETIVFCETNGYPVTHKGDIQDLDLPAISSLAANNFSATAQMASMIGEKNSFKFLFHEGEDKNIYLSNVGFNFVLMVIFDVSVALGMIRIYTKKTINDLVDLLKTAEEQDKQSKKFLDLEFKTLLGEELNRSLKM, encoded by the coding sequence ATGGAAAGTATCAATAAAGGAAACTGCGCCCAACTCATACTCTCCGAGGACATATACAACGGCGTTGCCAAAATACTGGACAAATTAGCCGCAAACACCGGCGCGGAAACAATTGTTTTTTGTGAGACCAACGGCTACCCGGTAACGCACAAGGGTGACATACAAGATCTCGACCTCCCGGCAATTTCATCTCTTGCAGCCAACAATTTTTCAGCGACTGCCCAAATGGCTTCTATGATTGGCGAAAAGAATAGTTTTAAGTTTTTGTTTCATGAGGGCGAGGATAAAAATATATACCTATCAAATGTAGGATTTAATTTTGTTCTCATGGTGATTTTTGATGTCAGTGTTGCTTTGGGCATGATTAGGATTTATACAAAAAAAACCATTAACGATTTAGTTGATTTGCTGAAAACGGCAGAAGAGCAGGATAAACAGTCCAAAAAATTCCTTGATTTGGAATTCAAAACCTTGCTAGGTGAAGAATTAAACCGTTCGCTAAAGATGTAA